A part of Stegostoma tigrinum isolate sSteTig4 chromosome 6, sSteTig4.hap1, whole genome shotgun sequence genomic DNA contains:
- the LOC125453148 gene encoding basic helix-loop-helix domain-containing protein USF3 isoform X2: MILDQAYKYISELKRQNDEILLNGGTKEQGEEIVRLRKQLNELQKENDRFAELLKANDICLHDDPTIHWKRKFKSTKVTMVISSNQMQDDILVYTNGNQLNGNCQPVAVQSSPEQALTTVNNNTPETCLDIMEPIAMPDICSLANGAQLPTLAAQQEVPECLPTTRPSLNTIQCTTTSSSNTIPSVLNVSTQLSLANCASTTLACPANTSAQIELGHPTGNFVQNTLETANSHPTQSVLNVTTNTCFALPLHSLQIGMPSTGVENPSGVSPQSFLGSSSVSSQRPELRSAKFPVTEYSENMLASHICQNAPVSVGGLVVPSPSFKLRTASNGGVMSCCPMASSWTVCYAACTYTGISDSNSVSTFSRMSSAGNTQTTWTTLQLTGNTVHPVSQGCCSMLPVSLNENLSTRSTFSISESGQPFNNVTVVPSTTTAFDGVSLCSTYKQLQQHAAVTMQHPLQPLPLQSVLAQSQIPVQPAAKMVSLLPPLQVIQMTRPAGTSVSSTPNNPNVIIFQPANPTSPAVVRGALNSQAPGQQIVIIQAASQNAVSVVPAQTSNRLPTLDSSQLICSNGNAQNTLSFQTVGGKHLVHILPRPVSSSASMSSQPCTTVGSSQQQTISVNGQLFALQPVKQTGASSQNTMQIIQPTTSADPNTNVALNTFGALTNLSQSISQMAEQGGLQLSSDHTPSSSAPVKSQVTSGTTSASDTTMANTSTDISRTSSWHTSSSCSKTSPLGPPSSCKTKKLQKKPLSTKQGTTRKATCNGSKSKVGANCVQNNKSIKDISLHSLTSGDQILSSQGLVSQQSSLSQIPTLVVATVVTSVTSQEGVDRQQSAVRLSQHVHPSHLTEPAVAEPFSQEQSDILSEISAASTLAVSLPPSSSRGDLVKNVSRVPSPPCVITDVSTSVLPSSLYSSNATLQASRAFSIDKGSDLVDLQTAVANICHTPGVTSVSAQLESLAAAQHQCSGSDKEKSPDWHKGPLEMSKFAATKEVNNQVSGSMIHGVTLGEKTSDEKSSLLSFVKDSCADSELCVDSSGETTTGMSFYEKGEPHKDIMLVSTEIESGVQQQLCNPDQENMGGPLIVHRQTESPMSSSSGSSRGFSVASMLPDTTREDASCISTMSNTFNNYSLSEPNDIVALAARAIFEHGSPGKGLTSDVTLCDVQSKVQKIPFPDKEACASQQSVKSLSVKENSPNLTEANAAEGQTQQSQPMDTNSKGMPITKTSISVVKEISNVPLICTSSGSANLSVINRACHSQANQMHVCSGQTQLTEQLPVCAPADLCSEATTYTEQSSQPTLLTEYSHEHLNSVKGNSQSSLALEPHLKQSNESRKDATKRTGPDDHLISTAKRQKQCQNAAMRLEGKSTVSTIAEQRISECSQTFISQLPTNSSSLLVSSSNPGHTDSLSSLFPPTNFPTSNATETLRPTETHCNVQPRIQEGQGQQLQQHVVSQQTVSSQTGLNVHHSHMYYKHHQGQIRERNLYHLQHHLPHNDSSIQPHAHSAQQPRTAQQEIQMQKKRGVMRGSQAPQLSMQQKQHPSGNNQGRQKGNHHHHHPHHHHQQQLQQMPHPHFGNSQDKRCDNSVNNRNHHSSHTQNLHSQDLMHQQQQDNARSGPQGSGTPSEQAGQSRIQRLLTSRSLDQQMASKSNTVSRPSEMQFTTHRQERNRISSYSAEALIRKAPSNAESRMGMAVQSPRNNLEQSEMRTYLDLSINKNLPVHSLHTKLALDHCINSDVQGLPDCPPFKVNVTTQGVGTFEVQSSRSNEMVNSMPTHRGMQSHGFKLGQGTVTERQARLPYLPMQGISSGSGVSLRENEGSCHQSFMQSLLAPPLNEQIGASQRTVSEHPRNTQCLPPATIEYSCPSAREGVHIRRDGELQNRESCDMTLGAHSSRNSSLSIAYSNSSSVADSQGRNTSPNVPAQKNSLRMNESQGNKCHPNSQVSPNVHGAVRPVMSHATVSHGGNEQGHSIQQPNSSGVTQRVRHPAQEGSASKMRQTDRSRSGNHRSGNVFEHGLQLPLASSSSTILGRQQPVGARAGSIVRFMTDGQQLPNDNLTPDQHSLSQNFGFPFIPESGMNPPINANPSFIPPVTQPGANRTPALIPVEPQNPLSSFYPPYSPAHPNLSNDLSIPYFSNQIFSSPSTEKTNTGGLNNPFGSILSPPRPVGFPQPNFPLLPEIPARPMANTSSITPHLSNFNLTTLFPEIAAAPLAPDSTAMPMSPLLPLTNPALSDVSKQHSNRSAHNISHILGHDGSSAV; this comes from the exons ATGATACTAGATCAAGCATACAAGTACATCTCTGAACTGAAAAGGCAGAATGATGAAATTCTGTTGAATGGAGGAACAAAAGAGCAAG GCGAAGAAATTGTAAGGCTTCGGAAGCAGTTGAATGAGCTACAAAAAGAAAATGACCGTTTTGCAGAGTTACTGAAAGCCAATGACATCTGCTTGCATGATGACCCTACCATACATTGGAAGAGGAAATTCAAAAGTACAAAAGTTACAATGGTTATTTCTTCCAACCAAATGCAAGATGATATATTGGTCTACACAAATGGAAACCAATTAAACGGAAATTGCCAACCAGTTGCGGTACAGAGTTCACCAGAACAGGCTCTTACCACAGTGAACAATAATACACCAGAAACATGTCTCGATATAATGGAACCCATTGCAATGCCTGACATTTGCTCTTTAGCAAATGGAGCTCAACTTCCAACATTGGCCGCGCAGCAGGAAGTTCCTGAATGTCTTCCTACAACGAGACCGTCTCTGAACACCATTCAGTGTACCACCACCTCCAGTAGCAACACTATACCGAGTGTGCTGAATGTTTCTACTCAGTTGTCTCTTGCCAACTGTGCATCAACCACTTTAGCTTGTCCTGCAAACACTTCTGCACAAATTGAACTGGGACATCCTACAGGGAACTTTGTGCAGAACACCTTGGAAACTGCCAACAGCCATCCTACGCAGAGTGTTCTCAATGTTACTACTAATACTTGCTTTGCCTTGCCATTGCATTCACTGCAGATTGGTATGCCATCTACAGGGGTAGAGAACCCCAGTGGCGTGTCACCACAGTCATTTTTGGGGTCTTCGTCTGTGAGTAGCCAGAGACCTGAGTTGAGGTCAGCAAAGTTTCCTGTTACTGAATATTCTGAAAATATGTTGGCTTCACACATTTGCCAAAATGCTCCTGTGTCAGTTGGTGGTCTTGTCGTTCCATCACCATCTTTCAAACTGAGGACAGCCTCTAATGGAGGTGTGATGTCTTGTTGTCCAATGGCCAGTTCATGGACTGTGTGTTATGCAGCCTGTACATATACTGGCATTTCAGACTCAAACAGTGTTAGTACGTTTTCACGCATGAGTTCTGCAGGCAATACACAAACTACATGGACTACTTTACAACTAACAGGCAATACCGTTCACCCTGTCAGCCAGGGGTGCTGTAGTATGTTGCCAGTGTCACTAAATGAAAATCTGAGCACCAGAAGTACGTTCTCCATTTCAGAAAGTGGCCAACCGTTTAATAATGTTACTGTAGTACCTTCGACTACAACAGCGTTTGACGGGGTTTCGTTGTGTTCCACATACAAGCAACTCCAGCAACATGCGGCAGTTACCATGCAGCACCCCCTGCAGCCACTACCCTTGCAGTCAGTTTTAGCGCAGTCACAAATTCCAGTCCAGCCAGCCGCCAAAATGGTCTCGTTGCTTCCCCCTTTGCAGGTAATTCAGATGACCCGCCCTGCAGGGACATCTGTCTCTTCCACTCCCAACAATCCAAATGTGATCATCTTCCAGCCAGCTAATCCAACCTCACCTGCTGTAGTGAGAGGTGCCCTCAACAGCCAGGCACCGGGTCAGCAAATTGTTATTATACAAGCAGCCAGTCAGAACGCTGTATCCGTAGTCCCTGCTCAAACGAGCAATAGGTTACCAACTCTTGACTCCAGTCAACTGATATGCAGCAACGGGAATGCACAGAACACTCTTAGTTTTCAGACAGTGGGAGGGAAGCACCTTGTTCACATATTGCCGCGCCCTGTTTCTTCATCTGCTTCCATGAGCTCTCAGCCCTGCACTACAGTGGGATCAAGCCAGCAGCAGACTATCTCAGTCAATGGCCAATTATTCGCTCTGCAGCCTGTAAAGCAGACAGGGGCCTCCAGCCAGAACACTATGCAAATCATTCAGCCAACAACCAGTGCCGATCCAAACACCAATGTGGCTCTTAATACTTTTGGCGCATTGACAAACCTCAGCCAAAGTATCTCTCAGATGGCAGAGCAAGGGGGCTTACAACTGAGTAGTGACCACACACCCAGTTCTTCAGCTCCTGTCAAAAGCCAGGTTACTAGTGGCACCACCTCTGCTTCTGACACCACAATGGCCAACACTAGCACGGACATATCAAGGACATCTTCATGGCACACAAGCAGTTCATGCTCCAAAACCTCCCCTCTTGGTCCACCCTCTAGCTGTAAAActaaaaagctgcaaaagaaaCCCCTCTCTACAAAGCAAGGAACCACAAGGAAGGCCACATGTAATGGGAGCAAATCAAAGGTGGGTGCCAATTGTGTTCAAAATAACAAATCTATCAAAGACATTTCTTTGCATTCGCTAACCAGTGGTGATCAAATTTTGTCATCGCAAGGCTTGGTATCCCAGCAATCATCGCTGTCTCAGATTCCAACATTAGTGGTAGCTACAGTGGTCACTTCTGTCACTTCACAGGAGGGAGTGGACAGGCAGCAATCAGCAGTCAGGCTCTCTCAACATGTACACCCATCACATTTAACAGAACCAGCAGTAGCTGAGCCATTCTCTCAAGAACAGTCTGACATACTGTCAGAAATTTCAGCTGCATCAACGTTAGCTGTATCACTGCCACCTTCTTCTTCTCGGGGTGATCTGGTCAAGAATGTTTCACGTGTACCATCCCCTCCATGTGTAATCACAGATGTATCAACGTCAGTTCTGCCATCATCACTGTACAGTTCAAATGCAACTCTTCAAGCATCAAGAGCATTTTCAATAGACAAAGGCAGTGACCTAGTTGATTTGCAAACTGCTGTCGCAAATATCTGCCACACACCTGGGGTAACCAGTGTTTCTGCACAGTTAGAATCTCTTGCAGCTGCACAGCACCAATGCAGCGGAAGTGACAAAGAAAAGAGCCCAGACTGGCACAAAGGACCATTAGAAATGAGCAAGTTTGCAGCGACTAAAGAAGTTAATAATCAAGTCAGTGGTAGCATGATTCATGGAGTGACGCTTGGAGAAAAAACATCAGATGAGAAGAGCTCCTTGCTGTCTTTTGTGAAAGACTCCTGTGCTGACAGTGAGCTCTGTGTTGACAGCTCTGGAGAAACCACAACTGGCATGTCGTTTTATGAAAAGGGTGAACCCCATAAAGACATTATGTTGGTAAGCACAGAGATTGAAAGTGGTGTGCAGCAGCAGCTGTGCAACCCTGATCAAGAGAATATGGGAGGTCCATTAATTGTGCACCGCCAGACCGAGTCACCCATGtccagcagctctggcagtagCCGTGGCTTTTCCGTTGCTTCCATGCTGCCAGATACCACCCGGGAGGATGCATCTTGCATCAGTACAATGTCCAACACTTTTAATAACTACAGCTTATCTGAGCCGAATGACATTGTCGCCCTTGCTGCCAGAGCAATCTTTGAACATGGAAGTCCAGGAAAAGGTTTGACTTCAGACGTTACTCTATGTGATGTTCAGTCCAAAGTTCAGAAAATTCCTTTTCCAGATAAAGAAGCATGTGCAAGTCAACAATCTGTTAAAAGCCTGAGCGTTAAAGAGAATAGTCCAAATTTGACAGAGGCTAATGCAGCTGAAGGTCAAACACAACAATCACAGCCAATGGATACCAACTCAAAAGGAATGCCCATTACTAAGACTTCAATTTCTGTTGTAAAAGAAATCTCGAATGTGCCACTGATTTGCACATCTTCTGGCTCTGCTAACCTGAGTGTTATTAACCGTGCCTGTCATAGTCAAGCTAATCAAATGCATGTCTGCTCAGGTCAAACCCAACTTACGGAGCAGCTCCCAGTCTGTGCTCCAGCTGATCTATGCAGTGAAGCCACTACATATACTGAACAGTCTTCCCAACCCACCCTGTTGACAGAATATTCTCATGAGCATCTAAATTCTGTGAAAGGTAACTCACAGTCTTCTCTTGCTTTGGAGCCACATTTGAAGCAAAGCAACGAGAGTCGAAAAGATGCAACAAAGCGGACAGGGCCAGATGACCACTTAATCTCAACAGCAAAGAGACAAAAACAATGCCAGAATGCAGCCATGAGACTTGAAGGAAAGTCCACAGTAAGTACAATTGCAGAGCAACGTATTTCCGAATGTAGTCAAACATTTATCAGCCAGTTGCCAACAAATTCTTCAAGTTTGTTAGTCTCAAGTAGTAATCCAGGGCACACAGATAGTCTTAGCTCCTTATTCCCACCAACTAACTTCCCAACTTCGAATGCTACTGAAACTTTAAGGCCTACAGAAACTCATTGTAATGTACAGCCACGAATTCAGGAAGGACAGGGACAACAGCTGCAGCAGCACGTGGTATCCCAGCAGACTGTCTCTTCACAGACTGGCCTGAATGTCCACCACAGCCACATGTATTACAAACACCATCAGGGCCAGATACGAGAAAGGAATTTATACCACCTCCAGCATCATCTTCCACACAATGACAGCTCAATCCAGCCCCATGCTCACAGTGCCCAGCAGCCCCGCACTGCACAGCAAGAAATCCAAATGCAGAAGAAACGAGGGGTCATGCGAGGGAGTCAAGCTCCTCAACTGTCAATGCAACAAAAGCAACATCCAAGTGGCAATAATCAAGGACGACAGAAAGGgaatcaccatcatcatcatccgcACCATCACCATCAGCAACAACTTCAGCAAATGCCGCACCCACACTTTGGAAATTCACAAGATAAAAGGTGTGACAATTCTGTGAATAACAGAAACCATCACAGCAGCCATACTCAGAACCTTCACAGCCAGGATCTCATGCACCAGCAGCAGCAAGATAACGCTAGAAGTGGGCCACAGGGATCCGGGACCCCTTCCGAACAAGCTGGGCAGTCTCGCATCCAGAGGTTGTTGACCTCGAGGTCATTGGATCAGCAAATGGCTTCTAAATCCAACACTGTGTCGCGGCCTTCAGAAATGCAGTTTACCACTCACAGACAAGAGAGGAACAGAATTTCTAGTTATTCTGCAGAGGCTTTGATCAGAAAAGCACCTTCAAATGCAGAATCCCGAATGGGAATGGCAGTGCAGAGCCCTCGAAATAATCTGGAGCAGTCTGAAATGCGAACCTATCTTGATTTATCAATAAACAAAAACCTGCCTGTTCACAGCTTGCATACTAAGTTGGCTCTGGACCATTGCATAAATTCTGATGTTCAAGGCCTTCCTGACTGTCCTCCTTTTAAAGTGAATGTGACAACTCAAGGTGTTGGCACTTTTGAGGTGCAATCATCAAGGAGTAATGAGATGGTTAATAGTATGCCAACACACAGAGGAATGCAATCACATGGTTTCAAACTGGGGCAGGGTACAGTGACTGAAAGGCAAGCCAGGTTGCCTTATTTGCCGATGCAAGGGATCTCATCAGGAAGTGGAGTTTCTTTAAGGGAGAATGAAGGTTCCTGTCATCAGAGTTTCATGCAAAGTCTACTAGCTCCTCCACTCAATGAGCAAATAGGTGCAAGCCAAAGGACAGTGTCAGAACATCCAAGGAACACCCAGTGTCTCCCTCCAGCAACTATTGAATACAGTTGCCCATCTGCAAGAGAAGGAGTTCACATTAGAAGGGATGGTGAGCTGCAGAATCGTGAAAGTTGTGACATGACTTTAGGAGCACACAGTTCTAGAAACAGCTCTTTAAGCATTGCCTACTCAAATTCTTCTTCTGTGGCCGACAGTCAGGGCCGGAACACTAGTCCAAATGTGCCAGCTCAAAAAAACTCCCTTAGAATGAATGAAAGTCAAGGAAATAAGTGCCATCCAAATTCACAGGTCTCTCCCAATGTGCATGGAGCGGTTAGACCCGTGATGTCTCACGCTACAGTTTCCCACGGTGGGAATGAACAAGGACACTCAATTCAGCAGCCCAATTCCTCAGGGGTTACCCAGCGTGTACGCCACCCAGCCCAGGAGGGCTCAGCTTCAAAGATGCGGCAGACTGATCGGTCTCGCTCTGGGAACcacagaagtgggaatgtttttgAGCATGGACTTCAGTTGCCCCTAGCGTCCAGTAGCAGTACGATCCTTGGCCGTCAGCAGCCAGTGGGGGCTCGAGCAGGAAGCATTGTGCGTTTCATGACTGATGGGCAGCAATTACCGAATGATAATCTAACTCCTGACCAGCACTCACTGTCTCAGAACTTTGGATTCCCTTTCATCCCAGAAAGTGGCATGAACCCTCCAATTAATGCAAACCCATCGTTTATTCCTCCGGTAACCCAGCCAGGTGCAAATCGCACCCCGGCGCTCATACCAGTTGAACCACAAAATCCTCTGTCCTCATTTTACCCTCCATACTCTCCAGCTCATCCCAACCTTTCCAATGATCTCTCTATACCCTACTTTTCCAATCAGATCTTCAGCAGTCCAAGCACAGAGAAAACCAACACTGGAGGACTTAACAACCCGTTTGGGTCCATCCTGTCTCCCCCTCGGCCGGTTGGCTTCCCACAACCAAATTTTCCCCTTCTCCCTGAAATCCCAGCCAGACCGATGGCCAACACTTCAAGCATCACCCCACATCTCTCCAACTTCAATCTTACCACTCTCTTCCCCGAAATTGCTGCTGCTCCCCTTGCCCCAGATAGTACAGCCATGCCCATGTCACCTTTGTTGCCTTTAACCAATCCAGCTCTTTCAGATGTCTCTAAACAACACTCAAACCGATCTGCTCACAATATAAGCCACATATTGGGCCACGATGGTAGCTCTGCTGTGTAG